ACATCACTCTGAACACATTGAGCTAACTCTAGAACCTCATCTCCTGAGGCTCCACCATGATTGACTAACACCAACGCCTGCTTCTCATACATGCCCACCGCGCCCAATGCTTTACCTCGCCAACCCGCCTGCTCAATCAGCCAAGCTGCGGGCACCTTCACTTGATCAGCAACACCCGCTGCGAAGCTCGGCAAATCAGAATATAACGACTTCAACTCGCTAAACAAAGCTTGATTGATGCAGGGGTTTTTAAAAAAGCTGCCGGCATTTGGTAACAGCTCAGGATCTGGCAACTTGGAGCGCCTTAGCTCACAAACAACGTTGCGAATACGATCAGCGCTTAAGGGTTGGTCAATCATGGCTGAGTTTAAGGCTTGGTATTGTAATTGCGGCCGCCAAGCACAAGGCAACTTTAAAACGACTTTTAAAATAATATAGCGTCCAGGCTCCTCTTTAAAAATACTATGACGATAAGAAAAACAACAATCATTCGCATCGAGATGACAAAATCGTTGCAGCTCTCTATCCCAAGCCAGTAAGCTGGAAAAATAATCTTTTAATTCAATTCCATATGCCCCAATATTCTGCACAGGGGCAGCTCCTACGGTTCCTGGAATTAAGGATAAATTTTCAAGTCCAGGATAACCTTTAATTAAAGTTTCTTGAACTAATTTATCCCAAATCACACCCGCCTCTGCATGAATATACACCGCCTCATCATCCACACGATAATAGATATTATTTAATTCCAAATGAATGATGACGCCATTATAATCTTTTGAAAAGACAACATTGCTCCCTGACCCCAAAACTAACCAGGGCAAAGTATTTAAACGATAATGCCGGCTCAACTCAACAAGCTCATCCATCGCATTAATTGTAATAAAATAACGTGCAACTGCAGGTAAAGCCAGTGAGTTATAAGCTTGTAAAGAAAAATTTTCAATAATATTCACAGGGACTTCCACAATATAATTTGTTTAAGATTAACATAATTATCATAAATGAAAGCGGTAAAAAATAAAAATTGACTCGAATAAGGCTGCCTTAATAATCAGCTCATACACTTGAGTTTAATATTTTGGTACTTTCACGAAGAAGTTAATTTTATGCCTATTAACCAACAGACATGGACTATCCAGACGTCTGCATTTAGACTGCAATCCTCACTTTATTCTATAAAAAATAAAGCAAATAAGCGCCGGCATTACAATCAAGAACAGGTCTCAAGCACTGGACTTTACCAGGTTAAGCTCACAGGCGAAGAGTTGTTGCAATATGACCTTGCTGTATTATATAGCATTATTCATAAAGGCCAACAAACTGATTTAACAACACAAAAAGTCGATATTAATATTGCACAAATCCTCCAGGCATTACAATCCTCTGATGGTTCATCGCAGCGCCGTGCCATTTATAGGTCAATAGAGCGCAACGCACAAACAGAACTATTCATTCAAGGTCCTGAAAAAAACTATAAATTTAAGCAGATCGAACACTTTAATTTTAATAATATCACCAAAAATTATGAGATTACCTTAGCAAGTGAGCTCTTTGAACTTGAACAAGAATGTCCTTGCCAAATTGATATTTTTACTCGCAATCAACTTGCACAAGGACTCACCAGCTGGCTTTATGGATTTATTATTAGCTCTCCTCAAGTAGCATTGAGCCTTTCTATGGATCAACTGCGTATATTGTGTGGTGCTGAAATTAAAAACCATTATGCATTTAAAAGCTGCGTCGCACGCTCCATCGATGCGTTGCAGAAAATCAACCTCATCGAGCCTAACTGGTCCATTGACCAGCAAAACATCTTAAAACTCACAAAAAAACAAACTTCAAACCTAAAACAAATCGCTTAAAGTTAAAACTATCTAAGATAGTTTTAACAAAGGCAATAAACTCGAAAGCACAAAAGGAATATAAAAAAGCGCAATTATCGTACTAAGCACCACAACCAT
This genomic stretch from Piscirickettsia litoralis harbors:
- the murB gene encoding UDP-N-acetylmuramate dehydrogenase, translated to MNIIENFSLQAYNSLALPAVARYFITINAMDELVELSRHYRLNTLPWLVLGSGSNVVFSKDYNGVIIHLELNNIYYRVDDEAVYIHAEAGVIWDKLVQETLIKGYPGLENLSLIPGTVGAAPVQNIGAYGIELKDYFSSLLAWDRELQRFCHLDANDCCFSYRHSIFKEEPGRYIILKVVLKLPCAWRPQLQYQALNSAMIDQPLSADRIRNVVCELRRSKLPDPELLPNAGSFFKNPCINQALFSELKSLYSDLPSFAAGVADQVKVPAAWLIEQAGWRGKALGAVGMYEKQALVLVNHGGASGDEVLELAQCVQSDVWEKFGVQLEVEPQIFGALTEN